Genomic segment of Candidatus Gracilibacteria bacterium:
TGCAGCATGTTACAAATATGCGCATGGTGATGCTGTAATTGCTTTACCTGCAGATTTACAGGATCCTCCTGAACTGATATTAGATTTTATTCAAAAGTGGGAACAGGGTTTTGACGTTGTAATAGGGATATATAGAAAAACCGAGGATGATTCATTTACAAAATTACTTAGAAGTTTCTTTTATTTTTTCTTTAGAAAAATCTCAAATATTGATGTCCCCGTGAATGCTTCCGGTGTAGGTCTTTTTAGCAAGAAGGTTGTAATAGCATTAAATTCCTTACCTGAAAAATATAGGTTTTTTAGAGGCCTTCGTGCATGGATTGGCTTTAAATCAACAAAAGTTTATTATGACCGAAAAAAAAGACAAGGGGGTATAAGTTCCTATAGCATACTTAATTATTTTAAACATGCAGAAATAGGAATATTTGGATTTTCTTATTTAATATTGGACTCAATGTTTTATTCTGGAATGGTTGTTTCTTTTTTCTCATTTATATTTTTAATGTCAGAATTCTCTTTATACAGTTTGGTAATTTTTATTGGATCTCTTTTGTTATTTGCTATCAGCATCATTGGAAAATACATTCAAGTTATTGTTGAAGAGACAAAGAACCGTCCAATGTATATCGTAGAAGAGACAATAAATGTAAAGGATAAAAAAAATAAACAATAATATGAATAAATTTATCCCAGGTAAAACTTACGTTCCCGTTTCAGGTAAAGTTTTTGACGAGGAAAAAATAAACAACCTTATAGAAGTTTAAAAAAAGGTAATGCGATCATTTCACAATCGTTTACATGTGTGATTTTTTCAAGGTTTTTATTAATTAAATAAAATTTTTTTGGTTTATAAAGTGTAATATAGCTGTGAATGGATTGACTTAGTTCTATACTATCTAATGAGTTATTCTTTACTTCAATCGGAATAATATCATTGCCGAAATGAGCGATAAAATCAACTTCAGCGCCGTCTTTTGTTCTCCAATAATTAATCTTAGAATTATTAAACATTTTTGACTCTTTTAATAGTTGATAAATAAAATTTTGAAATAAAAAGCCATCTGTCTTATCTGGAGGGGTTACAAATTGGTTACGATTATAATTTCGGAGTCCAATATCTGTAAAATAGAATAAGGGCATTTTAGTAAGTTCTTTACGAATATTTGAAAAAAATGGATTAATTCGATTAATAATAAATGTTTTTTCTAAGTACCAAAGGTATGTTTTTAATGTTTCACGATCAATATTTAAGGTTTGACTTAGCTCAGTTCTATTTACTAATTGTCCAATCTGGGAAGATAAAACAGAAACGAGGTGTATAAAATTTTCCGTTTTTTCGATATGAATAAGGTTTTGAATATCTTTTTCAACATAGCTATTATAAATTTCTTTTATTATATTTATTTTTTCCTCTAAAGTATTAGACAAAACTACTTTTGGATATCCGCCAAAATATAAATATTCTTGTAATAATGT
This window contains:
- a CDS encoding glycosyltransferase family 2 protein, with translation MKKKVSITIPCFNEEVNIETTYRKINAIVRKINLYDFEYIIIDNGSIDQTRKIIKKLIEKDKKISGIFLSRNFGPEASAAACYKYAHGDAVIALPADLQDPPELILDFIQKWEQGFDVVIGIYRKTEDDSFTKLLRSFFYFFFRKISNIDVPVNASGVGLFSKKVVIALNSLPEKYRFFRGLRAWIGFKSTKVYYDRKKRQGGISSYSILNYFKHAEIGIFGFSYLILDSMFYSGMVVSFFSFIFLMSEFSLYSLVIFIGSLLLFAISIIGKYIQVIVEETKNRPMYIVEETINVKDKKNKQ
- a CDS encoding ATP-binding protein, encoding MTTFIQRISIEEITKHLQSKEITMLVGPRQAGKTTIMLHIKEQLDKRGEKTLHLNIDRDDHHKYFNSQTDLVNYLNLYFGTKKGYLFIDEIQRLDNAGLFLKGIYDRNLPYKMIVSGSGSLELKEKIHESLAGRKRIFEIPTITFFEFINFKTNYQFKNKIHDFFKFDKSLPETLLQEYLYFGGYPKVVLSNTLEEKINIIKEIYNSYVEKDIQNLIHIEKTENFIHLVSVLSSQIGQLVNRTELSQTLNIDRETLKTYLWYLEKTFIINRINPFFSNIRKELTKMPLFYFTDIGLRNYNRNQFVTPPDKTDGFLFQNFIYQLLKESKMFNNSKINYWRTKDGAEVDFIAHFGNDIIPIEVKNNSLDSIELSQSIHSYITLYKPKKFYLINKNLEKITHVNDCEMIALPFFKLL